In Terriglobia bacterium, the DNA window CGGAACCATCAATCCGTCGCTGGTCGGCGGGCTTGGTACCGCGATCACGCAGCCGTTCAATTTCAATTACCAGGGATATGCGGCGGGCTTCTCGATCCAGATTCCGCTGTCGAACAGGGCGGCGCAGGGAGATCACTCGCGGGCGCTGACGGACCAGAGAACGAGCGAGCAGAAGCTGACGGCGCAGGCGCAGCAGATCGCCTTGGATGTGCGGAACGCGCTGACGCAGGTGCAGATGAACAAGGCGCAGATCGAAGCGGCGACCACGGCGAGGGAACTGGCGGAGCGCCGGCTGGATGCCGAGCAGAAGAAGTTCGATCTGGGCGCATCCACGATTCGCTTTGTGCTCGAAGAACAGCGGAATGTGGCTCAGGCCCAGACGGATGAACTGCAGGCCTTGGTAAACTACACCAAAGCGCTGGTGGATCTCGATCACGCGACCGGCATGACGCTCAAGAGGAACAACATTGAGATCGACAAGACGCTCGGCCCGGCGGGGACGACGGCGAAATAGCGCACCGGCCAGGGAACATTGGTTTGGATTTTTTACCCAATGGGAGACGATAGACGATGGCTGCGATCTGCCGGTTCGGCATGCGGGTGGTCCCGAACACTTCGGAGATCATCGCGGAGTGCCGCAACAAGAAACAACTGGTCCAGGGACCGCACATCGCGGAATTCGAACACGAGTTTCTCCGCGTACTTGGCGGCCGCGGCCACGTCCGCGCGGTGTCCACCGAATACGGGCGGATGGCGCTCTACTTCATTCTGAAGGCGCTCGACATCCCGGCCGGGTCCGAGATCATCGTGCCGGCGCTCACTTTCTGGGTGGTACCTGAAATCACGCGTGCCGTGGGTCTGAAGCCGGTGTTTGCCGACATCGATCCGCACACCTTCACCATGGACCCGAAGGCGGCGGAGCGCGCTATCACGCCGAATACCCGCGCAATCCTCCCCACCCATCTCTACGGGATGTCGTGCGACATGGCGCCGCTCATGGAACTCGCGAAGAAGCACAACCTGAAGGTGATCGAGGATTGCGCGCATTCGCTCGGCGCGACGTACAACGGCAGGCCGGTGGGCACCTCAGGCGACGGCAGCTTCTTCAGCTTCCAGGGATTCAAGCCGCTCAACACTTACGGCGGCGGGCTCGCCTGGGTGCGCGACGCGGACATCGCGAAGAAGGTATGGGAGTTTGCGGAGGCCGAAGAGTGGCCGGCGGGGAAGCGCATCGAAGGCATCCTGCGCACCGGCTGGTGGCAGCACACCTTCATCCGCCCGCGCGTGTTCACGTTTTCGGTGTTTCCGGTGTGGTACGCCGCGTCCTTTACCGGCTCGAAACCGGAGGAGAAGCTTTGGGAAAAGGTGGGACGGCTGGATCCCTTCCCCGCGCATTACCGCGGAAGGTTCTCGAACGTGCAGGCCGCGATCGGCCTCGCGGGACTCCAGCGCCTGCCGGAGTTCATCGAGCGCACGCGCCGCCACGCGAAGGTCTACAACGAGATGTTGGGCGGCGTGCCCGGCATCACCATCCCGCGCGTTCCCGAAGGACGCGCGCACGTCTACTATCAGTACTGCCCCTACGTGCCCGACTACCTCGATCTCGTGAAGCGCTGCATCCGCCGCGGCGTCGACGTCGCTCCCATGCACGTCGACCAATGCACCACGATGAAACTGTTCGACTGGAAAGGACCTGCGTCGCCCGGCGCCGCCAGGGCGATGACCGCCGTGCAGATGCCGGTCTACGAATCCCTTTCCGATCAGGAAGTCGAACGCATCGGCAGACTTGTCTGCGAGCAGGTAAAACAGCGCTAAATTCCTGCGATCTGCGTGTTTTGGGTACTATAAGGAACGGCCATGGACTCGCACGAAAGGTCCGGGGCAGATCCAGCTGAGAGTGCAGCCAGCAGCAGTCAACAGCATGGGATTTTCCTCCGCGCATTAGAAGTGCAAACTCGCGGATCCTCCGATTCAGCCGAAGGTAGCGGCCGAAAAGGTGAGGGCGGCAAGGCCCTGGGCCAAGATCGGATTGAGTAAAGATGAGGACGTCTTACTGTTCGTGGTACTGATGTTGCTCTATCCAAACTATTATCAACATCCATTGATCACCCGGATCCTCAGTGATCCTGGTCTAAGTCCGGGCGATCGGCTCGAGAAGGTTGTGGCGGACGTGCCGGAAGACGAGTGGATGCAGGTGATCGAAGCTCAGAGCTGAGCCGCCACACAGAAAAATGGCCGGGCGCGCTTGGGGAGGACGCGCCCGGCTTGGGGAGGAACAATTACTGGCGAGTTCCGAACCTGGAAGGAACGGAAGGATTAATACTGGGTTGGGTATGATTGGGAGAGGTTGTTCGAGCCTGCGAATCGCGGCCCAGAATTCTATCCAGCAGGCCGTTCCGGGGCTGGGTTCGGGCCAGCTCCACTTCATCGGCCGTATAGCGGTACTGCGTTCCGTCGTCGAAAGACACAAGATAAGGCGCCCGGTCGTCGCGCACATCGACGCTGGAAAGCACTCCCCACCGGCCGGAATATGGGGATCGACAGCTTCGTCGGATGCGCACGCGGTTTCCCACAAAAAAGGACAGAACATTGTCCGCGGTTTCAGACTTCACCTTCGCCTCCCGCATTAATAGACCGCCCGGGAACGTAAAGGGCTGAATGGTTGGCCGGCTTTTTACATTTCTTTGCAAGTTGCTCTGTTTACATATTTTAACTCCTTTTTTATGCGTACTCTGTCTATTGTGTTTAATGAGGGATTTAGACGAGGAGTGTAAGGAATGAAACGAATACTTTGCGTGACAGTGGCGATTTTAACGCTCTCGGCTGGCGCATTTGCGCAGCGGGGAAATCCTGGCAACGGGCTCAAGAATGCCCTGGGTTTGACGGACGCACAGGTCTCGGCCATTAAGTCCATCGTCCAGAATGCTCAACCGACATTGCAGGCGGATCAGGCGGCCATCAGACAGGACCGGCAGACCTTCAATACATTGGTCAGCACGGCTTCGCCGGTGGCGCAGGACATAGGAAATGCCGCGATCGCGCTGCATACGGCCGAAGCGAAGCAGAAGGCGGACGAAACGGCCCTACTCAATCAGGTGAAGCAACAGCTGACCACGGAGCAGTTGCAAAAGCTCGACACGATCCAGGCCGCCGGCGGAGGCAGAGGACAGTCGCTGTTGGACCTGGGGAGACAGGGACGGGGACCGCGGGGACAATAAGACTATTGCAACATTGCATCATTGGAAGTTTCTGCATTTCAAATTTAGAACTGCAGAAACATCTAATGATGCAATGAGATCCCCTGCCTTGGCTAAGGCTGGTTTTTCGGCCAGGCCTGAAGAAGCTTCCCCACGTCCACGGATCCCAGGCCGGTTGCGAGGTCGTATCCGGGAGCGGCCGTATACCCCACGAATCCGGATGCCAGACAATTCGGCGTTCCGGCACGGCATGGAATCTGGTTGCCGCCTTGCAAAATGTCGTGAAACACGGTTCTGTTGGTGACCGCAAGCCGGTATAGCGTCGAATTCACATTGCCCTGACGCTGACCGGTCATCTGATTGATGAGCGCGACGACTGCGGCAAAGGTGGGGGCATCGGCGGACGTTCCTCCAACCGTTACCAAACCGTTGTCCGAGCCGCGATACCCATTGACGCAACTTCCTTGGATGCACGCCAGATAACCGTCATAGTCGGCGGAGGCGGTGAAGGAAATATCGGGCACGTCCCGCGCGTTGTCATTCGGGACGCCCGGCGCCACCTGCCATGAAGGCTTCGGAAAAATCGAACTCTTCCCGCCTCCGGTTGCCACAGGGGCTCCGTCGAAAAGCGTATCGTTCCAGGCGATCTCCGGAATGTAGGAAAGTGCCGAGCCATTCTTACTGTTGTTCGCGCTCGACCAGTACACGGGCGCCGACCCCTTTCCGAAAAAGTTTCCGAAAGTCTGGGCCGTGCTCCAGACGCTGCCCGCTTCGTCCAGTTCGGTGCCGCCCATCGCTGTAACGTAGGGCAGCCCGGCAGGAAGATCGACCGTAAGCCCGAGTGACGCCGGTATATCCAGATCGCAGTCCGCTGCCCCACTGTCACCGGCGGCAACCGCGATCGTGATGCCCTGCGCATTGGCCTGCTGTGTCATCGCGACCAGCGAACTCTGATCGGCCGGATCCCATTGCGGTTCACACTGGCCGTAACTGACGCTCATCACCGGTGCGAGATTCTGAGCGATGGCATATTGCAATGAATCAAACGGATCCGCCGAGTTCACGACAAAAATGATGTTCGCATTGCGCGCGACCGCGCCGGCCCACTCGACGTCCAGCGATGCCTCGTCGACATCCTCGGTGATTCCAGGATCGGTCGCGCCCGGAATCACTATGGTCTGAGGATCGTTCGCCGGGAGGCCCGAAGCCGTTCGAAATGAGGTGATGTCTCCGATCTCAAAATCACTCACTCCCACGATTGCAATCTTCTGGCCTGCTCCATTGATGCCGCTGTTATAGACGCTTTGGACGTCATAGATGGTTGCCCAGTCGTCGGGCGCAATGAAATGGTTGCCTGTAAGGCTGGAGGTGAACCGCCCTTTGACCAATCGCGATTTCGGCCGGAAGTTATGCAATGACCGGAATCCCAGCACGCGGCCGGCAAATTGCGCCGGGACCGAGGGTTCGTTAACCGGCGCGTAATGCATCTTTCCACTCACCACGAATTCGTGAATTTGAACGTTGAAAGCTCTTTGCATCAGGCCGGCTGAGCCTGTAAACGCGATCCAATTGCGGCTTGGCGCGCGATCATCAATAGTGAAGCCCTGGTCCTGCAGCCATGCCGTGGCTTTTTCGAATTCCGCCGTGGTCATAGCGAAACGGTCCGCGAACTGTTCGGGTGTCAGCCACTGATGATAGTTGGGCGACGACGGATCCTGCTGCTGTTCGAGCAGTGTATTCAACGCCGCCTGTTGAACCGCGGTAGGCTTGAACATCATCGTCACATGATTCAATTGAAAGAGTTCGTTCACGCGCCCGCGATCGAAGCGCCGCTGGGCCAGCGGATGGAGGTGTCCGTGAATCGGCACGGGCAACGGCGACTGCCGGAAGGCGCCGCCGGCCACGAGCATCAGAACCAAAAGAGACTTAGTTCGCATAAGTTAAATGAAGATCGCCGCTGGCCGTCTGGTTCGCGGTGCCGCTGAACAGGACGAACTGTGTGGTGAATCCGCCGCCATTCGCAATCTGAGCGAATATCAGTGACGAGGCCGGAGGTGTCGCGCCCTCGTTTGTCGGCGGTGTGGTGCTCATCAGGAACTCACCGCGTTCGTTGTACCGCCCGCGCAGGGCGAGAACGGAAACCGCCGAACTGCTCGTGCTGACACGCAGCACGCCTTTGACGGGCAAAGTGAGACCCTGGAAAATATCCGTTATGAATTGAGCGGACTGCCCGTTCGCGGGCAAGTCGGCGGACCTTGTTGCCAATGGCTTTCCGGTCAAGTCGGTCAGGCTGTAAGTCACGGTGACAGTGCTGCCGCTCGTATTTGCCAGGGCGACGCCGCTGTTGATACTGCCGATAGCGCCCGGCACACCCGATCCTTCGACATACATGCGCAGCGCAGTCCCGGTCGTCGGCAGCACCGACGCCTCGGATTCCGTTACGCCGCCGCCGTTGCTGTCCGAAAAGATCGCCACGGATGCGGGCGTCGTACTTCCGTTGCTCGGAGTGATCTGGATGGAACCCGACTGCAGTGTTGGCGAAGTATTCGGTGTCACCTGTTTAAAGGAGCTGTGCTGGGGGATCGAAAATGAAGTGGTGCCGATCGTCTGGCCCGCGGGCGTGACGAAGGTGATAATGCCGCTTATCGTCGAGTTCGTCGGATTGACAAGAATGACTTGCGTTATCCATCCGCCACCGTCGGCGAAGTGTGGCAGCAGAGCTGTGGTGTTCCAGGTAGCCGCGGTAGCCGCGGAGAGATCCGTCACGGGCAGCGTGCTCATCAGATATTCGCCACGCTGGTTCACGTTTTCACGGAGGGCAATCACGCCGACCGGCACGTTCGAGCTGAACGTGAAAGTGCCCTGGAAACTGGTTACGCCCGTGAGCGACGGATCGTTCAGGAATTCGGAAACGTGGCCGTTCGCCGGAACCGTCAGCGTGCCGTTGTGAGAATCCGTTCCGGTGGTATCGGTAAAGTAATACGAAATGGTGGCGGCCTGGTTATTAGGATTTGCGATGGCCAGACCTGTATTTACCGGGCCGTTAGCCTCGGCGTAGATTCGTCCGTTGAGCAACGGAGCAGCGGCCGGAACGCCCGCTTCGCTGACAACAATGCCGAATGGCTTGTAGCTGAATATCGATACGCCGGACGGACTGGTATTGCCGATGCTGGGCAGGATCGTCGCGAAACCGGTTGATGCGCTCGTACCGGCTCCATCGGTGATGAGCGATATTCCGCCCAGGTTTGGAATCGTGTACTGGTTATCGATTGGCATAGCAGGCAAGCCTGCGGTGTAAGCGCCGTTGACGAAGTGGTATGAAAAGACGGTGCCGGGCGAGACGACAGATTGGTTGTATCCGGTCAGAACGCCCTGAGTCCGGGAAGAATCCTGTATGCCGATGGTTGCGCTGGACCCGTCGGATTTCGAACCATTCATCGAGCTGTAGATGAACTGAATATCGTTGCTGCCTTCAAACAGGATCGCTTCAAAAGTTACCGACGAGCCGAGATCGTTTCCCTGCGAATCCAGAATCCCGGCGTTCATCCATTCCACGACAAACTGCCGGTTGGGCGAGGCGCCGGCAGTCCGCACGAAGACGTTTGCGCCGCCCGGCAGAAAGAGATCGGTGAAGAACGGAGCAATCAAGGCTGGCGGCAATGCGCTGCCTGGCAGCGATCCACTCTGGAATTGGGGCTGCGTGAACGCATCCAGGCTGATCCAGCCATTCGTCGAAACAGCAATCTGCGATCCGGCCTCGTAGGTTTTGCTGAAGAGCGTAAAGGAGAAAGGAATCGTCGTGAGGACACCGGCGTCATCGTTATTGCTGAACGTCAAAGCGGTCCCGGCGCTCGCATCGATGAATTGCCCTGTCGTCTGCGCCAGGTTTGTACTCGTGGCCGGTGTCGTGACGGTAAAGGCTGGTCCTGTCACGCTCTGGCCTGCGACGCTTAGAGTGATCGGGCCCGTCGTTGCGTTGAACGGAACGAGGGCGGTGACGCTCGTGCGGCTGGTGCTGACCACATTGCCGGCCGCTCCATTGAAGCGGACGCTGACATCGGAAAGCCGCGAACTGAATTCCGAACCGCTAATGACGACAATGGTCGCTGGCGGACCGCTCATCGGCGATACGCTGCTGATCTGCGGGGGCAGTGTTGAGTACGTAAATGCGCTTGTCTCCACTCCCCATGTACCGTCGGAGTTGACCACAACAACGTTTGCAGGTCCCGCGGCATTCACGGGCGTGACAGCCTGAATCGTCGTCGAATCCACCACCTGCACGTTCGATGCGGCGAGACCGCCGAAATAGACCTGGGCGCCGGACCTGAAGTTTTGCCCTGTGATGGAGACGCCGGTTCCGCCGTTCACGGTCCCACTGGTCGGAGCGGCCTGGATGTTTGACGGCACGGGATTCACGATCACAATGCCGCCGCTCAGGACGCTCGTCCCCCCACTTCCCGATACGGTAATGTTTTTCGGTCCGAGAGCGGTGGATGCCGAAAGAGAGATCGGGATTTGAGCGCTGCTGGGAGCAGTCGAGGAAATGCCGCCGCCGAAGACGGGAGTGCCAAGCGTGATTCCGGAATTCGACGCGGAAAACGAATCACCGACGACGATGCCGGATCCGCCGACCGTCAGCGTAGCCTGGCCGCCTGCCGGTATGTGCACTGCATAATTGGCAGGAGCCGTCAGGTTTGGACCGCCCGCCGCCAGAACGTGGATATTGCCCGCGCTTACGAAACGGCCGGCCGTAAGCAGAATGGAGTTTGCGCCAGTCAGGCTGGAAACGTCGCCGAAATAGGTTGTGCCGAAGTTCGTTTGCAGGCCGGTATAGAACGATGTACTTGTTCCGCCAATGTTCTGTTCCGTGACGGGTCCATCCAACGGTTCCGCATATACCTTGTAGGTTCCCGGAGGTAGAAAATCGATCTCATAGCTTCCGTCTGAATTGGAAATAACCGAAGCAACGGGAGTGCCGTTCGAATCCACGGCAACGACGTGCGCGCCGAAAACACCATTGCCTCCCAGCGTCACGATTCCGCCAATAGCGCCGAGCGTCGAAAAATCCGAGCTTTGAGAGTAGAACTCGGAAAGGCCTGCCATGTCGTCATAACTGAGCGTCCGCTGATCCAACTGGCCCGGAGCGGGGTAGGGAGACATCACGGAGGAAAGGAGCGCCGAATGATCGAGCCCGAGCAGATGCCCGACTTCATGCGTTACGACGGATTGGATGTCGTATTTGCCCGCCTCTGCACTGGTTGAAAAATTGAGCGAGGTGCTCAACGCAATATCGGCTTCCTGCATCGTGGCATTTCCCGTACCGTCGATTGTGTAAAAGGAAAATTCAGCAGCGACCGTTTCCAATCCGATCGGGACCGAACTATCGACGAATGTGACCACACTCAAGCCGTCCTGCCCGACGGTCGGGACCGCTGTCGTTCCCATGTATTGAAACGAAACATTCGCAATGGAAACGTTCTGCCAGGTCTGAAAGGCGGCCTGAACCGCCTGGAATTCGCTGCCGTTCGAGATCTGCGGCGAACCCGACTGATTGATCCAGAACTGGATCGGCATCGAGAGCCAGTTCGGTACATTCCCGGTTGTCGACTGGACGAGCGTGTATGCGGTTGCGCGGCCGGCGAACGAGCTTACGACGAGTAGAAAGATGAAATACTTCTTCAAAATACTTACCGGCTGAGACGAACCTGGACTTGCCGTTTAAATTCGTCGAAAGACATTCTTACGGGGCCGCCGACGCCGCCGGAGAATGAGAGGCCTGCGACACTATTTGAAATCTGGCCGTTCGAAACGCTGAATTTTCCCTGATTCAAACCAACAACTGTGGTGTAGGCGCCTGCCTGTTCGAGAAACAGAACAGCTTTTTCGCCGGTTTGAAACACGGGCATCCCGGATACCTGAAGGACGGTATTGCCGATCCGGCCGCCAATGGTCGTCAAAATAACGGTTTTTTTATTTGGACCTTTGAGGCTTTCTTCAACCTGGATGGTGTAGTTTGTGAAGATCAGCTTTCCATCCTGCGACCTGTAAGTCTGTGCCGCAACGACACTTCCTTCAACGATAGACTGTGCCTTCGCTACCAGGTCATCAAAGCTGAGACGCTGGACGGACGTGGCATATAGGGGTGCCAGTCCGGCGAAGATTGCGGCACAAAACAGGAATACGTGTTTCTTCATCGCCCGTATTAAGACCTCCAACCTACCGGATTGTCGCATGGAAAGTTGTAAAAATTGTCGCTGGCGAGCGATGGTATACTCCGCATTCATTTTTGTAATCTGAATGTAACGTGGAGTTGTTCGAAATGGCCTATCTGCCTGAAGTTTTTGAGCGCGCGGCAAAGTCGAATCCTTCCGCGACCGCGGTCGTGGAGGATACAAAGCGGTGGACATTCGCCGAGTTGTCCGGAGAGGTGGATCGCATTGCCGCCACCTTGCAAGAAAAAGTAAAGGGCGACACCGTCGGTATCCTTCTGCTGAATTCTCAAAAGTACGTCGCCACGATGCTCGCCATCTGGAAAGCGGGAAAAACGGCGGTACCTTTGAATTACCTGCTGCCTCCGCAGGACCTGGGCTTCATCATTAAAGATTCGGGCATGTCCGGGTTGGTATCGTCGCAGTTCTTCAGCCAGGCGCTGGCGGCGGTCAAGCCGCTGTTCGGCGACCGCGGCGTGATTCTGATGGCCGACGATCCCGGCTTCCTGGCGCCGCAAGAAGCGGATGCGCCCGGGACATATCGGGATCCTGCGCTGTATCTCTACACTTCAGGCACGACAGGAAGGCCAAAAGGCGTTGTGCTGACCCACGATAACCTGATCTCGAACGTGGAATCGTGCAGGAAAGCAGGGGAGTTCGATCACCGGGATGCCTTTCTGTGCCTTCTTCCTTTTTTCCACACTTACGCGATCACGGGGACCGTGCTGCTTCCTCTGCTGAATGGAAGCAAAATGGTTCTGATCGATCGATTTCAGCCGGCGAAGGTTCTGGGCCTCATTCAGGAACACCGGATCAGCGTCTTCCTTGCCATCCCCTCGATGTATCGCGTTCTGGCAGCGTCGGAAGGCGCGTTTGACGTGTCTTCTATCCGTTTTCCGATTTCGGGCGGCGAGCCCCTCCCCATGGCGATCCTCGAGGCGTTCGAGAAGCGCTTTAACGTTCCTATATTTGAGGGTTACGGACAGACAGAAGCGGCGCCGGTGGTTACCCTGAACCGGCCCGGCTCCCGCAAACCGGGCACTATCGGCCAGGCGCTTCCGGGTGTGGAAGTGGCGATCTGGGACGATCAGAAACGGGTGCTTCGAGCTGGAGAGGTCGGCGAAATCATGGTCCGGGGACGGAATGTGATGAGCGGTTATCACCGGCAGCCGGAAGAGACGGCAAAAACGATTTCGGACGGCTGGCTGCACACCGGCGATCTCGGCAAGATAGACGACGAAGGATTCATCACCATCACGGGGCGTAAGAAGGACCTCATCATCTCCGCGGGTGAAAACATTTATCCACGCGAGATCGAGGAAGCGCTTTCACTGCATCCCAAGGTAAAAGAGGTCGCGGTGATTGGCGTCTCGGATGAAGTTCGCGGTGAGGTACCGAAAGCCTTTGTCATCGCCCATGAGGGCGTGACGGTGGATGAGAAAGAGTTGCGTGCTTTCTGCCGGGAATGTCTCGCAAACTACAAGATTCCGAAACATTTCGATATCGTCACCGACCTGCCGCGAACGCCGACCGGAAAAGTCCTGAAGCGGATGCTTTCGGCGAAGGCGTAAAGGAATGTGGGAAGAACATTGGATCATTGCATCATTTCGACGTTGCTTCATTTCTTCATATGAAGAAATGAAGCAACGTCGAAATGATGCAACTTAAGATAGTTCTTAATTCGCGATCAGGCTGCCCGATATAAGTTTTCCCGAAATGCTCAGGACCGTCTGTCCTGAAGCGTCCTTGATGACAATCTGTGCCGAATCGTTATTGACGCCCGGCTGGCCATTGTCCACAAGGGTCCACTGTGCCGAAGCGCCGGCCTGGCCGTTGATTGTGCCGATGCCTGTTCCGCTATGCGTGTTGAAAGGCGAACCGGTGCAGGAAGCGGACGCCATGCTTGTCATGTAAAAGGTGTTAGAGGTTCCGTTCCCCCAGATCACCTGCAGGTAATTCGGCTGAATCGCTGCATTACAGTGCAGATCCACTCCGAAGTTCGCCTGGAAGCCGGCAGACGAAAACTCACTTCCACCGCCGAACATATGAGGATCGAGGGTGAGGACGAATCTCGTCACGTCCGCATGGCAGGAGCTCGCGGCCCAGAAAGCGCTGCCGTCGGGTTCGAGCGCGAGGCCGGACCAGCAATCTTCTCCCGGCTTGTCATAAATCCGGGTCAGAGTTCCGTTGCGGTCGTAACGCGCAATGACGCTCACGTTCGAAACCAGAATTCCCCCGTCGGGGAGCGATTGGAGTTGTTGAATGCCGTGGGGGTCGGGGAGCTGCGCCAGATCCAGGTCCGGAAGCGGCTGGCCAGTGCAGATGTTGAAGCGCTGGATGTGAGTGGCTCCGGTAACGTAATTCAAGACGCAGCTGTTCGGACCAAACCCCAGAAACCCCGTTGCGCCCTGCCGGGCGTGCGCGGTAACGGCAAAAATGAAGGTAAAGCAGATGATTCCCAACCACCGCAAGATTTTCAGCTTCGCGACCATGCCAACCTCTCAGGTTAACCTGAG includes these proteins:
- a CDS encoding aminotransferase class I/II-fold pyridoxal phosphate-dependent enzyme is translated as MAAICRFGMRVVPNTSEIIAECRNKKQLVQGPHIAEFEHEFLRVLGGRGHVRAVSTEYGRMALYFILKALDIPAGSEIIVPALTFWVVPEITRAVGLKPVFADIDPHTFTMDPKAAERAITPNTRAILPTHLYGMSCDMAPLMELAKKHNLKVIEDCAHSLGATYNGRPVGTSGDGSFFSFQGFKPLNTYGGGLAWVRDADIAKKVWEFAEAEEWPAGKRIEGILRTGWWQHTFIRPRVFTFSVFPVWYAASFTGSKPEEKLWEKVGRLDPFPAHYRGRFSNVQAAIGLAGLQRLPEFIERTRRHAKVYNEMLGGVPGITIPRVPEGRAHVYYQYCPYVPDYLDLVKRCIRRGVDVAPMHVDQCTTMKLFDWKGPASPGAARAMTAVQMPVYESLSDQEVERIGRLVCEQVKQR
- a CDS encoding Spy/CpxP family protein refolding chaperone gives rise to the protein MKRILCVTVAILTLSAGAFAQRGNPGNGLKNALGLTDAQVSAIKSIVQNAQPTLQADQAAIRQDRQTFNTLVSTASPVAQDIGNAAIALHTAEAKQKADETALLNQVKQQLTTEQLQKLDTIQAAGGGRGQSLLDLGRQGRGPRGQ
- a CDS encoding S53 family peptidase: MRTKSLLVLMLVAGGAFRQSPLPVPIHGHLHPLAQRRFDRGRVNELFQLNHVTMMFKPTAVQQAALNTLLEQQQDPSSPNYHQWLTPEQFADRFAMTTAEFEKATAWLQDQGFTIDDRAPSRNWIAFTGSAGLMQRAFNVQIHEFVVSGKMHYAPVNEPSVPAQFAGRVLGFRSLHNFRPKSRLVKGRFTSSLTGNHFIAPDDWATIYDVQSVYNSGINGAGQKIAIVGVSDFEIGDITSFRTASGLPANDPQTIVIPGATDPGITEDVDEASLDVEWAGAVARNANIIFVVNSADPFDSLQYAIAQNLAPVMSVSYGQCEPQWDPADQSSLVAMTQQANAQGITIAVAAGDSGAADCDLDIPASLGLTVDLPAGLPYVTAMGGTELDEAGSVWSTAQTFGNFFGKGSAPVYWSSANNSKNGSALSYIPEIAWNDTLFDGAPVATGGGKSSIFPKPSWQVAPGVPNDNARDVPDISFTASADYDGYLACIQGSCVNGYRGSDNGLVTVGGTSADAPTFAAVVALINQMTGQRQGNVNSTLYRLAVTNRTVFHDILQGGNQIPCRAGTPNCLASGFVGYTAAPGYDLATGLGSVDVGKLLQAWPKNQP
- a CDS encoding IPT/TIG domain-containing protein; protein product: MKKYFIFLLVVSSFAGRATAYTLVQSTTGNVPNWLSMPIQFWINQSGSPQISNGSEFQAVQAAFQTWQNVSIANVSFQYMGTTAVPTVGQDGLSVVTFVDSSVPIGLETVAAEFSFYTIDGTGNATMQEADIALSTSLNFSTSAEAGKYDIQSVVTHEVGHLLGLDHSALLSSVMSPYPAPGQLDQRTLSYDDMAGLSEFYSQSSDFSTLGAIGGIVTLGGNGVFGAHVVAVDSNGTPVASVISNSDGSYEIDFLPPGTYKVYAEPLDGPVTEQNIGGTSTSFYTGLQTNFGTTYFGDVSSLTGANSILLTAGRFVSAGNIHVLAAGGPNLTAPANYAVHIPAGGQATLTVGGSGIVVGDSFSASNSGITLGTPVFGGGISSTAPSSAQIPISLSASTALGPKNITVSGSGGTSVLSGGIVIVNPVPSNIQAAPTSGTVNGGTGVSITGQNFRSGAQVYFGGLAASNVQVVDSTTIQAVTPVNAAGPANVVVVNSDGTWGVETSAFTYSTLPPQISSVSPMSGPPATIVVISGSEFSSRLSDVSVRFNGAAGNVVSTSRTSVTALVPFNATTGPITLSVAGQSVTGPAFTVTTPATSTNLAQTTGQFIDASAGTALTFSNNDDAGVLTTIPFSFTLFSKTYEAGSQIAVSTNGWISLDAFTQPQFQSGSLPGSALPPALIAPFFTDLFLPGGANVFVRTAGASPNRQFVVEWMNAGILDSQGNDLGSSVTFEAILFEGSNDIQFIYSSMNGSKSDGSSATIGIQDSSRTQGVLTGYNQSVVSPGTVFSYHFVNGAYTAGLPAMPIDNQYTIPNLGGISLITDGAGTSASTGFATILPSIGNTSPSGVSIFSYKPFGIVVSEAGVPAAAPLLNGRIYAEANGPVNTGLAIANPNNQAATISYYFTDTTGTDSHNGTLTVPANGHVSEFLNDPSLTGVTSFQGTFTFSSNVPVGVIALRENVNQRGEYLMSTLPVTDLSAATAATWNTTALLPHFADGGGWITQVILVNPTNSTISGIITFVTPAGQTIGTTSFSIPQHSSFKQVTPNTSPTLQSGSIQITPSNGSTTPASVAIFSDSNGGGVTESEASVLPTTGTALRMYVEGSGVPGAIGSINSGVALANTSGSTVTVTYSLTDLTGKPLATRSADLPANGQSAQFITDIFQGLTLPVKGVLRVSTSSSAVSVLALRGRYNERGEFLMSTTPPTNEGATPPASSLIFAQIANGGGFTTQFVLFSGTANQTASGDLHLTYAN
- a CDS encoding long-chain fatty acid--CoA ligase, with product MAYLPEVFERAAKSNPSATAVVEDTKRWTFAELSGEVDRIAATLQEKVKGDTVGILLLNSQKYVATMLAIWKAGKTAVPLNYLLPPQDLGFIIKDSGMSGLVSSQFFSQALAAVKPLFGDRGVILMADDPGFLAPQEADAPGTYRDPALYLYTSGTTGRPKGVVLTHDNLISNVESCRKAGEFDHRDAFLCLLPFFHTYAITGTVLLPLLNGSKMVLIDRFQPAKVLGLIQEHRISVFLAIPSMYRVLAASEGAFDVSSIRFPISGGEPLPMAILEAFEKRFNVPIFEGYGQTEAAPVVTLNRPGSRKPGTIGQALPGVEVAIWDDQKRVLRAGEVGEIMVRGRNVMSGYHRQPEETAKTISDGWLHTGDLGKIDDEGFITITGRKKDLIISAGENIYPREIEEALSLHPKVKEVAVIGVSDEVRGEVPKAFVIAHEGVTVDEKELRAFCRECLANYKIPKHFDIVTDLPRTPTGKVLKRMLSAKA